A genomic window from Streptomyces broussonetiae includes:
- a CDS encoding CocE/NonD family hydrolase: protein MGQGRTALRTAAASAVSAALITGGVVGLAPAAQAAAPTPRFVDITGDGGTALKANVLTPAHAMGSHRYPLIVLPTSWSLPQVEYLAQAQKLADAGYVVLSYNVRGFWQSGGQIEVAGPPDVADASKVIDWGLAHTPADPAHVGMAGVSYGAGISLLAAAHDKRIKAVAALSGWADLVASIYSGRTQHVQALGVLDGAATLTGRESPELREMFDNLYSSNLSKEQEMIAWGRKRSPATYVDQLNRNGAAVLLANAWGDSIFNPNEYADFYQKLTVPKRLELRPGDHATAELTGLFGLPNDVWTDTGRWFDHYLKGADNGIDREQPVQLKSRSAGGYEGYPDWKSVGATRKKIALAGSTTIHANVDSGADGGIVFLSSILDQVAQLPPVASMPLLPRRWAAVWQSQTSAGAQRVRGTARLHTTLTPTAESGTLVAYLYDVGPLGLGKLVTHAPYTWHGRTPGRPFDVNLDLFSTAYDVPAGHHLALVVDTVDPLYIEHNPSGAQLTFSSPPDDPSYVSVPVREQ from the coding sequence ATGGGACAAGGTCGCACCGCTCTGCGCACCGCCGCCGCCTCGGCCGTCTCGGCGGCGCTGATCACCGGCGGGGTCGTCGGGCTGGCCCCGGCCGCCCAGGCCGCGGCCCCGACGCCCCGCTTCGTGGACATCACCGGCGACGGCGGCACCGCACTGAAGGCGAACGTCCTCACGCCCGCACACGCGATGGGCTCGCACCGCTACCCCCTCATCGTGCTGCCCACGAGCTGGTCCCTGCCCCAGGTGGAGTATCTGGCGCAGGCGCAGAAGCTGGCCGACGCCGGCTATGTGGTGCTCAGCTACAACGTGCGCGGGTTCTGGCAGTCCGGCGGGCAGATAGAAGTGGCCGGTCCGCCGGACGTGGCGGACGCCTCCAAGGTCATCGACTGGGGTCTCGCGCACACCCCGGCCGACCCCGCGCACGTGGGCATGGCGGGGGTGTCGTACGGCGCCGGGATCAGCCTGCTCGCCGCCGCCCACGACAAGCGGATCAAGGCGGTCGCGGCGCTCAGCGGCTGGGCGGACCTGGTCGCCTCGATCTACTCGGGCCGCACCCAGCACGTCCAGGCGCTCGGCGTGCTCGACGGCGCGGCCACCCTCACCGGCCGCGAGAGCCCGGAACTGCGCGAGATGTTCGACAACCTGTACTCCTCGAACCTGTCGAAGGAGCAGGAGATGATCGCCTGGGGGCGCAAGCGCTCCCCCGCGACGTACGTCGACCAGCTGAACCGGAACGGCGCCGCCGTGCTGCTCGCCAACGCCTGGGGCGACAGCATCTTCAACCCCAACGAGTACGCCGACTTCTACCAGAAGCTGACCGTACCCAAACGGCTGGAGCTGCGCCCGGGCGACCACGCGACCGCCGAGCTGACCGGCCTGTTCGGGCTGCCCAACGACGTCTGGACGGACACCGGGCGCTGGTTCGACCACTACCTCAAGGGCGCCGACAACGGCATCGACCGTGAGCAGCCGGTCCAGCTCAAGTCCCGTAGCGCGGGGGGATACGAGGGCTACCCGGACTGGAAGTCGGTCGGCGCCACCCGGAAGAAGATCGCGCTCGCGGGATCGACCACGATCCACGCGAACGTCGACTCCGGCGCGGACGGCGGGATCGTCTTCCTCTCCAGCATTCTCGACCAGGTCGCCCAGCTGCCGCCGGTCGCCTCGATGCCGCTGCTGCCCCGCCGCTGGGCGGCCGTGTGGCAGTCGCAGACGTCCGCCGGCGCCCAGCGGGTGCGCGGCACGGCCCGCCTGCACACGACGCTGACCCCGACGGCGGAGAGCGGCACCCTCGTCGCCTATCTGTACGACGTGGGGCCCCTCGGCCTCGGGAAACTGGTCACACACGCGCCGTACACCTGGCACGGGCGGACGCCCGGCAGGCCGTTCGACGTGAACCTGGATCTGTTCTCCACGGCCTACGACGTGCCCGCCGGGCACCACCTCGCCCTGGTCGTCGACACCGTCGACCCGCTGTACATCGAGCACAACCCGTCCGGCGCGCAGCTGACCTTCTCCTCGCCCCCGGACGACCCGTCGTACGTGTCCGTCCCCGTGCGCGAGCAGTGA
- the ggt gene encoding gamma-glutamyltransferase, whose translation MDRPERRKLAALAVTAALVSVGAAAPPAATGSTPAKVPVAVGYGGAVASVDADATAAGIEVLRHGGNAVDAAVATAAALGVTEPYSSGVGGGGYFVYYDAKSRTVHTIDGRETAPLSADQNLFVENGKPLPFTDAVTSGLSVGTPGTPATWQTALEQWGSKKLAAVLKPAERIARHGFTVDDTFRSQTAANETRFRYFPATARLFLPNGRLPVVGSTFKNPDLARTYEELAREGVGSVYHGDLGRDIVKTVNKPPVDPGSGYDARPGKLSAKDLAVYGAKLQKPTQTSYRGLKVYSIAPSSSGGTTVGEALNILERTDLSKASEVQYLHHFIEASRIAFADRGRWVGDPSYENVPTQQLLSQRYADSRACLIKDNAVLTSPLAPGDPRHPAPCAKGGTAAPTTYEGQNTTHLTVADKWGNVVSYTLTIEQTGGSAITVPGRGFLLNNELTDFSFAPANPAVHDPNLPGPGKRPRSSIAPTIVLDRQDRPVVALGSPGGATIITTVLQTLTEFLDRHLPLVDAIAAPRASQRNAAQTELEPALYNSDMRRQLEAIGHSFSLNPEIGAATGIQSLPGGKWLAAAEKVRRGGGSAMVVDPAAP comes from the coding sequence ATGGATCGTCCTGAAAGACGGAAGCTGGCGGCTCTGGCGGTCACGGCCGCACTGGTGTCGGTGGGGGCGGCGGCGCCTCCCGCCGCAACGGGCAGCACACCCGCCAAGGTCCCGGTGGCCGTCGGTTACGGCGGCGCCGTCGCGAGTGTCGACGCGGACGCCACCGCGGCCGGCATCGAGGTGCTCAGACACGGCGGCAACGCGGTCGACGCGGCCGTCGCCACCGCCGCCGCGCTCGGCGTCACCGAGCCCTACTCCTCCGGGGTCGGCGGAGGCGGTTACTTCGTCTACTACGACGCCAAGTCCCGTACGGTGCACACCATCGACGGCCGCGAGACCGCACCGCTGAGTGCCGACCAGAACCTCTTCGTGGAGAACGGCAAGCCGCTCCCCTTCACCGACGCCGTCACCAGCGGCCTGAGCGTCGGCACCCCCGGCACGCCCGCGACCTGGCAGACCGCACTGGAGCAGTGGGGCAGCAAGAAGCTCGCCGCGGTCCTCAAGCCCGCCGAGCGGATCGCCCGCCACGGCTTCACCGTCGACGACACCTTCCGCTCGCAGACGGCGGCCAACGAGACCCGCTTCCGCTACTTCCCGGCCACCGCCAGGCTGTTCCTGCCCAATGGCAGGCTCCCCGTCGTCGGCTCCACCTTCAAGAACCCCGACCTCGCCCGGACCTACGAGGAGCTGGCCCGCGAGGGCGTCGGCTCGGTCTACCACGGCGACCTCGGCCGGGACATCGTCAAGACGGTGAACAAGCCGCCGGTGGACCCGGGTTCGGGCTACGACGCCCGTCCGGGCAAGCTGTCCGCGAAGGATCTCGCCGTCTACGGTGCCAAGCTGCAAAAGCCCACGCAGACCTCGTACCGGGGTCTGAAGGTGTACTCCATAGCGCCCTCCTCCTCCGGTGGCACCACGGTCGGCGAGGCGCTCAACATCCTGGAGAGGACCGACCTTTCGAAGGCGAGCGAGGTGCAGTATCTGCACCACTTCATCGAGGCCAGCCGGATCGCCTTCGCCGACCGGGGGCGCTGGGTCGGTGACCCCTCCTACGAGAACGTACCGACCCAGCAGCTGCTGTCCCAGCGGTACGCCGACTCGCGCGCCTGCCTGATCAAGGACAACGCCGTCCTCACCAGCCCGCTCGCTCCCGGAGACCCGCGCCACCCGGCGCCCTGCGCCAAGGGCGGTACGGCGGCACCGACGACGTACGAGGGCCAGAACACCACGCACCTGACCGTCGCCGACAAGTGGGGCAACGTCGTCTCCTACACGCTCACCATCGAGCAGACCGGCGGCAGTGCCATCACCGTGCCCGGCCGTGGCTTCCTGCTCAACAACGAGCTGACCGACTTCTCCTTCGCCCCGGCCAACCCGGCCGTGCACGACCCGAACCTGCCCGGCCCGGGCAAGCGCCCGCGCTCCTCGATCGCCCCGACGATCGTCCTGGACCGGCAGGACCGGCCGGTGGTGGCGCTCGGTTCGCCCGGCGGAGCCACCATCATCACGACCGTGCTGCAGACCCTGACCGAGTTCCTCGACCGGCACCTCCCGCTGGTCGACGCCATCGCGGCCCCCCGCGCCAGCCAGCGCAACGCGGCCCAGACCGAACTCGAACCGGCCCTCTACAACAGCGACATGAGGAGACAGCTGGAGGCCATCGGCCACTCCTTCTCGCTCAACCCCGAGATCGGCGCGGCGACGGGCATCCAGAGCCTGCCGGGCGGCAAGTGGCTGGCCGCCGCCGAGAAGGTACGCCGCGGCGGAGGCTCGGCGATGGTGGTGGACCCGGCGGCGCCGTGA
- a CDS encoding ATP-dependent Clp protease ATP-binding subunit, translating into MTNGYPPDPFGEFLGRFFGGTPDGAQAPRHIDIGRLLSQPARELVRGAAQYAAEHGSRNLDTQHLLRAAVAAEPTRSLLTRAGADPDSLATEIDDRAGPVQHPPGEAPPPTSLSLTPAVKRALLDAHDMARSSGAGYIGPEHVLSALASNPDSAAGHILNAARFSGGALPPEAPEVTPSRPERQRPTGTPTLDKYGRDLTGMARQGRIDPVIGRDTEIEQTVEVLSRRGKNNPVLIGDAGVGKTAIVEGLAQRIVDGDVPDGLAGRRVVALDLTGVVAGTRYRGDFEERLNNIVEEIRAHSDRLIVFIDELHTVVGAGSGGEGGAMDAGNILKPALARGELHIVGATTLEEFRRIEKDAALARRFQPILVPEPTVADTIEILRGLRDRYEAHHQIRYTDEALVAAVQLSDRYLTDRRLPDKAIDLIDQAGARVRLGARTKGTDVRAMEREVEQLVRDKDQAVADEDYDAAKQLRDRIAELKQRVSEASGDEKADEGLDLEVTAEAVAEVVSRQTGIPVSSLTQEEKERLLSLESHLRQRVVGQEEAVAVVSEAVLRSRAGLASPNRPIGSFLFLGPTGVGKTELARALAEALFSSEDRMVRLDMSEYQERHTVSRLVGAPPGYVGHEEAGQLTEVVRRHPYSLLLLDEVEKAHPDVFNILLQVLDDGRLTDSQGRTVDFTNTVIVMTSNLGSEAIIRRGAGIGFGPGGAEADEEARREQILRPLREHFRPEFLNRIDEIVVFRQLTSAQLRQITDLLLESTRRLMDGQGVAVHFTDAAVDWIAERGYQPEYGARPLRRTIQREVDNQLSRLLLNGTISEGSRVTADVENGRLDFRTDRSQPPPPQP; encoded by the coding sequence ATGACCAACGGCTACCCGCCCGACCCCTTCGGTGAGTTCCTGGGCCGCTTCTTCGGCGGCACCCCCGACGGAGCGCAGGCGCCCCGCCACATCGACATCGGCCGGCTGCTCAGCCAGCCGGCCCGGGAACTGGTCAGAGGGGCCGCCCAGTACGCCGCCGAGCACGGCAGCCGGAACCTGGACACCCAGCACCTGCTGCGCGCCGCCGTGGCGGCGGAGCCCACCCGGAGCCTGCTGACCCGGGCGGGCGCGGACCCGGACTCGCTCGCGACGGAGATCGACGACCGGGCGGGCCCGGTCCAGCACCCGCCGGGCGAGGCGCCACCGCCGACCTCGCTGTCCCTCACCCCGGCCGTGAAGCGGGCCCTGCTGGACGCGCACGACATGGCGCGCTCCAGCGGCGCCGGGTACATCGGCCCGGAGCACGTGCTGAGCGCGCTGGCCTCGAACCCGGACTCGGCGGCCGGGCACATCCTGAACGCGGCCCGGTTCTCCGGCGGCGCCCTGCCTCCCGAGGCCCCGGAGGTCACCCCGAGCCGTCCGGAACGGCAGCGGCCCACCGGCACCCCCACCCTGGACAAGTACGGACGTGACCTGACCGGCATGGCCCGGCAGGGCCGGATCGACCCAGTCATCGGCCGGGACACCGAGATCGAGCAGACCGTCGAGGTGCTCTCCCGGCGCGGCAAGAACAACCCCGTCCTGATCGGGGACGCCGGTGTCGGCAAGACGGCCATCGTGGAGGGACTCGCACAGCGCATCGTCGACGGTGACGTGCCGGACGGGCTGGCCGGCCGGAGAGTCGTCGCGCTGGACCTCACCGGGGTCGTCGCCGGCACTCGCTACCGGGGCGACTTCGAGGAGCGGCTGAACAACATCGTGGAGGAGATCCGCGCCCACTCCGACCGGCTGATCGTGTTCATCGACGAACTCCACACCGTCGTCGGCGCCGGGTCCGGCGGCGAGGGAGGTGCGATGGACGCCGGCAACATCCTCAAGCCGGCGCTCGCCCGGGGCGAGCTGCACATCGTCGGCGCGACCACGCTGGAGGAGTTCCGCCGGATCGAGAAGGACGCGGCGCTGGCCCGCCGGTTCCAGCCGATCCTGGTGCCCGAGCCGACGGTCGCGGACACCATCGAGATCCTGCGCGGCCTGCGCGACCGCTACGAGGCCCACCACCAGATCCGCTACACCGACGAGGCACTGGTCGCCGCCGTCCAGCTGTCGGACCGCTACCTCACCGACCGCCGGCTGCCGGACAAGGCCATCGACCTGATCGACCAGGCGGGCGCGCGGGTACGGCTGGGCGCCCGGACCAAGGGCACGGACGTGCGCGCGATGGAGCGCGAGGTCGAGCAGCTGGTGCGGGACAAGGACCAGGCGGTCGCCGACGAGGACTACGACGCGGCCAAACAGCTGCGCGACCGGATCGCCGAACTCAAGCAGCGCGTCTCCGAGGCGAGCGGCGACGAGAAGGCCGACGAGGGGCTGGACCTGGAGGTGACGGCGGAGGCCGTCGCCGAGGTGGTGTCCCGGCAGACCGGCATCCCGGTCAGCAGCCTCACCCAGGAGGAGAAGGAACGGCTTCTCAGTCTGGAGAGCCATCTGCGCCAGCGGGTCGTCGGCCAGGAGGAGGCCGTCGCCGTGGTCTCCGAGGCCGTCCTGCGCTCCCGGGCGGGCCTTGCGAGCCCGAACCGGCCGATCGGCAGCTTCCTGTTCCTCGGCCCGACCGGCGTAGGCAAGACCGAGCTGGCCCGGGCGCTCGCCGAGGCGCTGTTCAGCAGCGAGGACCGCATGGTCCGCCTCGACATGAGCGAGTACCAGGAGCGGCACACCGTCTCCCGGCTGGTGGGCGCCCCGCCCGGATACGTCGGCCACGAGGAGGCCGGGCAGCTCACCGAGGTGGTCCGACGGCACCCGTACTCGCTGCTCCTGCTCGACGAGGTGGAGAAGGCCCATCCGGACGTCTTCAACATCCTGCTGCAGGTCCTGGACGACGGCCGGCTGACCGACTCCCAGGGCCGGACGGTGGACTTCACCAACACGGTCATCGTGATGACCAGCAACCTCGGCTCGGAGGCGATCATCCGGCGCGGTGCCGGGATCGGGTTCGGGCCGGGCGGTGCGGAGGCGGACGAGGAGGCGCGGCGCGAGCAGATCCTCAGGCCGCTGCGCGAGCACTTCCGGCCGGAGTTCCTCAACCGCATCGACGAGATCGTGGTCTTCCGGCAGCTGACCAGCGCCCAACTGCGGCAGATCACCGACCTGTTGCTGGAAAGCACCCGGCGACTGATGGACGGGCAGGGTGTCGCGGTCCACTTCACGGACGCGGCCGTCGACTGGATCGCCGAGCGCGGCTACCAGCCCGAGTACGGTGCCCGCCCGCTGCGCCGCACCATTCAGCGGGAGGTGGACAACCAGCTGTCCCGGCTGCTGCTGAACGGCACGATCTCCGAGGGCAGCCGGGTGACGGCGGACGTCGAGAACGGCCGCCTCGACTTCCGCACGGACCGCTCCCAGCCGCCCCCGCCGCAGCCGTAG
- the map gene encoding type I methionyl aminopeptidase: MVELKTDTSIDAMHAAGQVVGRALTAVRQAADVGVSLLELDEVARQVLREAGATSPFLGYRPSFAPTPFPAVICASVNDAIVHGIPTRQRLRDGDLLSVDCGAVLDGWAGDSAISFTVGRARPADLRLVDTAERALAAGIAAATAGNRMGDIAHAVGRACRSAGYGIPQGFGGHGVGRRMHEDPEVPNEGRPGRGLPLRPGMVLAIEPMLIASGKDAYYEAGDGWTLRTCDGSRAAHVEHTVAITDSGPRILTARETP, encoded by the coding sequence ATGGTGGAACTCAAGACAGACACGTCGATCGACGCGATGCACGCAGCGGGCCAGGTCGTCGGGCGCGCCCTGACGGCCGTACGGCAGGCCGCGGACGTCGGTGTCTCACTGCTGGAGCTGGACGAGGTGGCCCGGCAGGTGCTGCGCGAGGCCGGTGCGACCTCGCCGTTCCTCGGGTATCGCCCCTCCTTCGCCCCGACCCCCTTCCCCGCGGTGATCTGCGCCTCCGTGAACGACGCGATCGTGCACGGCATCCCGACCCGCCAGCGCCTGCGCGACGGCGACCTGCTCTCCGTCGACTGCGGCGCCGTACTGGACGGCTGGGCCGGCGACTCGGCGATCAGCTTCACGGTCGGCCGCGCGCGCCCGGCGGACCTGCGCCTGGTCGACACCGCCGAGCGCGCCCTGGCGGCCGGCATCGCGGCGGCCACGGCCGGAAACCGCATGGGCGACATCGCCCACGCCGTCGGCCGGGCCTGCCGCAGCGCCGGGTACGGCATCCCGCAGGGCTTCGGTGGCCACGGCGTGGGCCGCAGGATGCACGAGGACCCCGAGGTCCCGAACGAGGGCCGCCCCGGCCGCGGCCTTCCGCTGCGCCCGGGCATGGTCCTCGCCATCGAGCCGATGCTCATCGCGAGCGGCAAGGACGCCTACTACGAAGCGGGCGACGGCTGGACCCTGCGCACCTGCGACGGCTCCCGCGCGGCCCATGTCGAGCACACCGTGGCCATCACGGACTCCGGTCCCCGCATCCTCACGGCACGGGAGACACCCTGA
- a CDS encoding helix-turn-helix domain-containing protein has product MVRTPLTPEERERGERLGRLLREARGGRSMTEIAAAAGVSAETLRKIETGRAPTPAFFTVAALAAVLGLSMDELVARCALVAA; this is encoded by the coding sequence ATGGTGCGCACCCCACTCACCCCCGAAGAGCGCGAACGCGGCGAGCGGCTCGGCCGGTTGCTGCGCGAGGCGCGCGGCGGCCGGAGCATGACCGAGATCGCCGCGGCGGCGGGTGTCTCGGCCGAGACCCTCCGCAAGATCGAGACCGGGCGGGCGCCGACGCCGGCGTTCTTCACCGTGGCCGCGCTGGCCGCGGTCCTCGGGCTGTCGATGGACGAGCTGGTCGCCCGCTGTGCGCTGGTCGCCGCGTGA
- a CDS encoding nitrilase-related carbon-nitrogen hydrolase, whose amino-acid sequence MANVVRAALVQATWTGDTESMVAKHEEHARAAARQGAKVIGFQEVFNAPYFCQVQEPEHYRWAEPVPDGPTVRRMQDLARETGMVLVVPVFEVEQSGFYYNTAAVIDADGTYLGKYRKHHIPQVKGFWEKYYFKPGNLGWPVFDTRVGRIGVYICYDRHFPEGWRQLGLNGAQLVYNPSATHRGLSAYLWQLEQPAAAVANEYFVAAINRIGQEEYGDNDFYGTSYFVDPRGQFVGEAASDKSEELLVRDLDFGLIDEVRQQWAFYRDRRPDAYEGLVQP is encoded by the coding sequence ATGGCCAACGTCGTACGCGCCGCACTGGTCCAGGCGACCTGGACCGGCGACACGGAGTCCATGGTGGCGAAACACGAGGAGCACGCCCGCGCGGCGGCCCGGCAGGGTGCCAAGGTCATCGGGTTCCAGGAAGTCTTCAACGCCCCCTACTTCTGCCAGGTCCAGGAGCCGGAGCACTACCGCTGGGCCGAGCCGGTGCCCGACGGGCCGACCGTGCGGCGGATGCAGGACCTCGCGCGCGAGACCGGCATGGTGCTCGTCGTTCCGGTCTTCGAGGTCGAGCAGTCCGGCTTCTACTACAACACCGCCGCCGTGATCGACGCCGACGGCACCTACCTCGGCAAGTACCGCAAGCACCACATCCCGCAGGTCAAGGGCTTCTGGGAGAAGTACTACTTCAAGCCCGGGAATCTGGGGTGGCCCGTCTTCGACACCCGCGTCGGCCGCATCGGCGTCTACATCTGCTACGACCGGCACTTCCCGGAGGGGTGGCGGCAACTCGGGCTCAACGGCGCCCAGTTGGTCTACAACCCCTCCGCCACCCACCGCGGCCTGTCGGCGTACCTGTGGCAGCTGGAGCAGCCCGCCGCGGCCGTCGCCAACGAGTACTTCGTCGCCGCCATCAACCGGATCGGCCAGGAGGAGTACGGGGACAACGACTTCTACGGCACCAGTTACTTCGTTGATCCACGTGGGCAGTTCGTGGGCGAGGCCGCGAGCGACAAGTCCGAGGAACTCCTCGTCCGCGACCTCGACTTCGGCCTGATCGACGAAGTGCGGCAGCAGTGGGCCTTCTACCGCGACCGCCGCCCCGACGCCTACGAAGGGCTGGTCCAGCCGTGA
- a CDS encoding aspartate aminotransferase family protein, which yields MNDLYSRHRQVLPDWLALYYDEPIEITHGEGRHVWDSAGNKYLDFFGGILTTMTAHALPEITKAVTEQAGRIIHSSTLYLNRPMVELAERIAQLSGIPDARVFFTTSGTEANDTALLLATTHRRSNTVLAMRNSYHGRSFSTVGITGNRSWSPTSLSPLQTLYVHGGVRTRGPFAELDDRAFIDACVADLRDILGHTRPPAALIAEPIQGVGGFTSPPDGLYAAFREVLNEQGILWIADEVQTGWGRTGEHFWGWQAHARSGPPDIVTFAKGIGNGMSVGGVIARAEIMNCLDANSISTFGGTQITMAAGLANLAYLLEHDLQGNARRVGGLLIERLRAVAAQLPGVREVRGRGLMIGVELARPGTDEADPQAASAVLEAARAGGLLIGKGGGHNTSALRIAPPLSLTVAEAEEGAAILERALRSTF from the coding sequence GTGAACGACCTCTACTCCCGCCACCGCCAGGTCCTGCCCGACTGGCTGGCCCTCTACTACGACGAGCCGATCGAGATCACCCACGGCGAGGGGCGCCACGTCTGGGACTCCGCCGGAAACAAGTACCTGGACTTCTTCGGCGGCATCCTGACCACGATGACCGCGCACGCGCTGCCCGAGATCACCAAGGCGGTCACCGAGCAGGCCGGGCGGATCATCCACTCGTCCACGCTGTACCTCAACCGGCCGATGGTCGAACTCGCCGAGCGCATCGCCCAGCTGAGCGGCATCCCGGACGCCCGGGTCTTCTTCACCACCTCCGGCACCGAGGCCAACGACACCGCCCTGCTGCTCGCCACCACCCACCGGCGCAGCAACACCGTCCTCGCGATGCGCAACAGCTACCACGGGCGCTCCTTCAGCACGGTCGGCATCACAGGCAACCGCAGCTGGTCCCCGACCTCCCTGTCCCCGCTGCAGACCCTCTACGTGCACGGCGGGGTACGCACCCGGGGGCCGTTCGCCGAGCTGGACGACCGCGCGTTCATCGACGCCTGCGTGGCCGACCTGCGGGACATCCTCGGGCACACCCGGCCGCCCGCCGCGCTGATCGCCGAGCCCATCCAGGGCGTGGGCGGCTTCACCTCCCCGCCCGACGGCCTCTACGCCGCCTTCCGCGAGGTCCTGAACGAGCAGGGCATCCTGTGGATCGCCGACGAGGTGCAGACCGGCTGGGGCCGCACCGGCGAGCACTTCTGGGGCTGGCAGGCACACGCCCGCAGCGGCCCGCCGGACATCGTCACCTTCGCCAAGGGCATCGGCAACGGCATGTCCGTCGGCGGGGTGATCGCCCGCGCCGAGATCATGAACTGCCTGGACGCCAACAGCATTTCGACCTTCGGCGGCACCCAGATCACCATGGCCGCCGGGCTCGCCAACCTCGCTTACCTCCTCGAGCACGACCTGCAGGGCAACGCCCGCCGGGTCGGCGGTCTGCTCATCGAGCGGCTGCGGGCCGTCGCCGCCCAGCTGCCCGGCGTGCGCGAGGTGCGCGGGCGCGGGCTGATGATCGGCGTCGAACTGGCCAGGCCGGGGACCGACGAAGCCGATCCGCAGGCGGCCTCCGCCGTCCTGGAGGCGGCCCGCGCGGGCGGCCTGCTCATCGGCAAGGGCGGCGGGCACAACACCAGCGCCCTGCGCATCGCACCGCCGCTCTCCCTGACCGTCGCCGAGGCCGAGGAGGGCGCGGCGATCCTGGAACGGGCGCTGAGGAGCACGTTTTAG
- a CDS encoding PucR family transcriptional regulator — MTTTSQTRYAWEPALSVRQVLTLERVLAGEPEVVAGAGQLDRPVRWVHVAEAADVGVMLSGGEMVLTTGVLLAGDETKQAEYVRSLHRAEAAAVVLGLGRAFPTPPEVMRRAAERCDLPMVVLHRPFPFAELTEEVQSRLVRRKFAAVSLSETVRTALTTLITAGAPLGRLLDEVARHSGCPVVVTNLAHRVLATAGERSAVDDVLRDWERIARQAGGAAADGWISAELGGRGERWGRLLLCGYRGETAAGRLLADRAAEALVLHRMLGDGSAQTWEEQSAQSLLTDLVSGVVPARQLLPRARAAGLPVNRRTFVPLVVLGRGPGQLDRVLRLLGLSGLVAELAGGAAAVLLSLARDQDAAALTGHFATRLGAGPRAVVAAADPRTDWDEVPAGLREARHVADAVTGSRAALDLPAVVRLKDVHLRGLVRLLRDDPHVQSFAERELDGLLCAAEPELLNVLRTYLATGRNKSRTAQLHHVSRPALYRRLEAIQARLGVDLDDFEQAASVHIALLAHDAQQR; from the coding sequence ATGACCACCACCTCGCAGACCCGGTACGCCTGGGAACCCGCCCTCTCCGTGCGCCAGGTGCTGACCCTGGAGCGGGTCCTCGCCGGGGAGCCCGAGGTGGTGGCCGGGGCCGGGCAGCTGGACCGGCCGGTGCGGTGGGTGCACGTCGCCGAGGCCGCCGATGTCGGAGTGATGCTCAGCGGCGGCGAGATGGTGCTCACCACCGGCGTGCTGCTCGCCGGTGACGAGACCAAGCAGGCCGAGTACGTCCGCTCGTTGCACCGGGCCGAGGCCGCCGCCGTGGTGCTCGGCCTCGGCCGGGCCTTTCCCACGCCGCCCGAGGTGATGCGGCGGGCCGCCGAGCGGTGCGACCTGCCCATGGTGGTCCTGCACCGGCCCTTCCCGTTCGCCGAGCTGACCGAGGAGGTCCAGTCCCGGCTGGTGCGGCGGAAGTTCGCCGCCGTCAGCCTGTCGGAGACCGTCCGCACCGCGCTCACCACGCTGATCACCGCCGGCGCGCCGCTCGGCCGGCTGCTCGACGAGGTCGCCCGGCACAGCGGCTGCCCGGTCGTCGTCACCAACCTCGCCCATCGCGTCCTCGCCACGGCGGGCGAGCGGTCCGCGGTGGACGACGTACTGCGCGACTGGGAGCGGATCGCCCGGCAGGCGGGCGGCGCCGCCGCGGACGGCTGGATCAGCGCCGAACTGGGCGGCCGCGGGGAGCGCTGGGGGCGGCTGCTGCTGTGCGGCTACCGGGGAGAGACGGCCGCCGGGCGGCTGCTCGCCGACCGGGCCGCCGAGGCGCTGGTCCTGCACCGCATGCTCGGTGACGGCTCCGCGCAGACCTGGGAGGAGCAGTCCGCGCAGAGCCTGCTGACCGACCTGGTCTCCGGGGTCGTACCGGCCCGGCAGCTGCTGCCCAGGGCCCGCGCGGCCGGGCTTCCGGTCAACCGGCGCACCTTCGTGCCGCTCGTCGTGCTGGGCCGCGGCCCCGGGCAACTCGACCGTGTGCTGCGCCTGCTGGGGCTGTCCGGGCTCGTCGCCGAACTCGCCGGCGGGGCGGCGGCCGTGCTGCTCAGCCTCGCCCGGGACCAGGACGCCGCGGCCCTCACCGGCCACTTCGCCACCCGCCTCGGCGCCGGGCCGCGGGCCGTGGTCGCCGCCGCGGACCCCCGTACCGACTGGGACGAGGTGCCCGCCGGACTGCGCGAGGCCCGGCATGTCGCCGACGCCGTCACCGGTTCCCGCGCCGCCCTCGACCTGCCGGCCGTCGTCCGGCTCAAGGACGTGCACCTGCGTGGACTGGTGCGGCTGCTGCGCGACGACCCGCACGTGCAGTCCTTCGCCGAGCGGGAGCTGGACGGACTGCTGTGCGCGGCCGAACCGGAACTGCTGAACGTCCTGCGGACCTATCTGGCCACCGGCCGCAACAAGTCCCGCACCGCCCAGCTCCACCATGTCTCCCGGCCCGCCCTCTACCGCCGCCTGGAGGCGATACAGGCCCGCCTCGGAGTCGACCTGGACGACTTCGAACAGGCGGCCTCCGTCCACATCGCGCTGCTCGCGCACGATGCGCAACAACGGTGA